In a single window of the Mugil cephalus isolate CIBA_MC_2020 chromosome 6, CIBA_Mcephalus_1.1, whole genome shotgun sequence genome:
- the traf3ip2l gene encoding E3 ubiquitin ligase TRAF3IP2 isoform X1 — MIRVSDAAKTSHTWTSGGNDPMMLPTSVYPACAPNNRHQSSSRHNTPEEDDETMSSQEASVVPKMDSNLDGHQHQSHPHHHHHHHPPHPHSHHHHPDHSTVSDDALIGRQKLDREQEVKHVQTHSQTSLSFCSSQSPRSLPAPYSQPTPFPSQPHPSIASSWSRYPNSLLSCLSQKDYSSCSGESCLSRHKYLSLPDRYSTNMSSLEQPLSLHSNPPSADLCHHTLSPYSCPPQGAACCAQCPADAFNRGPALNKHPWPQYHPANSPYDPGDCRLPGPGFAHLGHNAPVKEKHLPLSTPLSLEQRRVFVTYEADNDKHVNEIINFVALLRHNGFDTHIDIFEQQFRSISKIDFMERYLSEKEYLIIIIISPKYYDTVTASPVGLENDERTFNTVYIHKQLQNEFIQNGSKNFRFIPILFPGAKKCHVPNWLLNTHVYGWPRDRDDILRRLMRIEKYNPPPIGELPTIVSIPLYGCDLKTNAGLKS, encoded by the exons ATGATCAGAGTTTCAGACGCAGCTAAAACCTCACACACATGGACTTCAGGAGGAAACGACCCGATGATGCTGCCCACTTCGGTCTACCCTGCCTGTGCACCCAATAA TCGCCACCAGAGCAGCAGCCGCCACAACACACCTGAAGAGGACGATGAGACCATGAGCTCACAGGAAGCCAGCGTCGTCCCCAAAATGGACTCCAACCTTGATGGCCACCAACACCAATCccatccccaccaccaccatcaccaccaccctccccacccccactctcaccaccaccatccagaCCACTCCACTGTCTCTGATGACGCCCTGATCGGCAGACAGAAGCtggacagagagcaggaggTCAAACACGTCCAGACACACTCCCAGACCAGCCTGAGCTTCTGCTCGTCCCAGTCCCCCCGCAGCTTGCCGGCCCCGTACAGCCAGCCGACTCCGTTCCCCAGCCAGCCTCACCCGAGCATCGCCAGCAGCTGGTCCCGGTACCCCAACAGCCTGCTGTCCTGCCTGAGCCAGAAAGATTACTCCAGCTGTTCGGGGGAAAGCTGCCTGTCCAGACACAAGTACCTGTCCCTCCCCGACAGGTACAGCACCAACATGAGCAGCCTGGAGCAGCCGCTCTCCCTGCACTCGAACCCGCCTTCGGCCGACCTGTGCCACCATACCCTGTCTCCGTACTCGTGCCCCCCGCAGGGAGCTGCCTGCTGCGCGCAGTGCCCCGCAGAcgccttcaacagggggcctgCGCTCAACAAACACCCCTGGCCTCAGTACCACCCAGCTAACAGTCCCTACG ATCCAGGTGACTGCAGACTTCCGGGGCCCGGATTCGCACACCT CGGCCACAACGCTCCAGTGAAAGAGAAGCACCTTCCTCTGAGCACGCCGCTGTCCCTGGAGCAGA GAAGGGTGTTTGTCACTTATGAAGCGGACAACGACAAACATGTCAATGAGATCATCAACTTTGTTGCTCTCCTGCGGCACAACGGTTTTGACACGCAT ATCGACATATTTGAGCAGCAGTTCAGAAGCATAAGCAAGATCGACTTCATGGAGCGGTACCTCAGTGAG AAGGAGTacctgatcatcatcatcatcagcccCAAGTACTACGACACAGTGACTGCCTCCCCCGTGGGCCTGGAGAACGACGAGAGAACCTTCAACACGGTGTACATACATAAGCAG ctccagaatgaattcatccagaaCGGGAGCAAGAATTTCAGGTTCATTCCCATTTTGTTCCCCGGGGCTAAAAAG TGTCACGTCCCGAACTGGCTTCTGAACACGCACGTCTACGGGTGGCCACGCGACCGGGACGACATCCTCCGGAGGCTGATGCGGATCGAGAAGTACAACCCGCCTCCGATCGGGGAACTTCCAACCATCGTCTCCATCCCCTTATACGGCTGCGACCTGAAGACAAACGCTGGACTCAAATCCTAA
- the traf3ip2l gene encoding E3 ubiquitin ligase TRAF3IP2 isoform X2: MMLPTSVYPACAPNNRHQSSSRHNTPEEDDETMSSQEASVVPKMDSNLDGHQHQSHPHHHHHHHPPHPHSHHHHPDHSTVSDDALIGRQKLDREQEVKHVQTHSQTSLSFCSSQSPRSLPAPYSQPTPFPSQPHPSIASSWSRYPNSLLSCLSQKDYSSCSGESCLSRHKYLSLPDRYSTNMSSLEQPLSLHSNPPSADLCHHTLSPYSCPPQGAACCAQCPADAFNRGPALNKHPWPQYHPANSPYDPGDCRLPGPGFAHLGHNAPVKEKHLPLSTPLSLEQRRVFVTYEADNDKHVNEIINFVALLRHNGFDTHIDIFEQQFRSISKIDFMERYLSEKEYLIIIIISPKYYDTVTASPVGLENDERTFNTVYIHKQLQNEFIQNGSKNFRFIPILFPGAKKCHVPNWLLNTHVYGWPRDRDDILRRLMRIEKYNPPPIGELPTIVSIPLYGCDLKTNAGLKS, from the exons ATGATGCTGCCCACTTCGGTCTACCCTGCCTGTGCACCCAATAA TCGCCACCAGAGCAGCAGCCGCCACAACACACCTGAAGAGGACGATGAGACCATGAGCTCACAGGAAGCCAGCGTCGTCCCCAAAATGGACTCCAACCTTGATGGCCACCAACACCAATCccatccccaccaccaccatcaccaccaccctccccacccccactctcaccaccaccatccagaCCACTCCACTGTCTCTGATGACGCCCTGATCGGCAGACAGAAGCtggacagagagcaggaggTCAAACACGTCCAGACACACTCCCAGACCAGCCTGAGCTTCTGCTCGTCCCAGTCCCCCCGCAGCTTGCCGGCCCCGTACAGCCAGCCGACTCCGTTCCCCAGCCAGCCTCACCCGAGCATCGCCAGCAGCTGGTCCCGGTACCCCAACAGCCTGCTGTCCTGCCTGAGCCAGAAAGATTACTCCAGCTGTTCGGGGGAAAGCTGCCTGTCCAGACACAAGTACCTGTCCCTCCCCGACAGGTACAGCACCAACATGAGCAGCCTGGAGCAGCCGCTCTCCCTGCACTCGAACCCGCCTTCGGCCGACCTGTGCCACCATACCCTGTCTCCGTACTCGTGCCCCCCGCAGGGAGCTGCCTGCTGCGCGCAGTGCCCCGCAGAcgccttcaacagggggcctgCGCTCAACAAACACCCCTGGCCTCAGTACCACCCAGCTAACAGTCCCTACG ATCCAGGTGACTGCAGACTTCCGGGGCCCGGATTCGCACACCT CGGCCACAACGCTCCAGTGAAAGAGAAGCACCTTCCTCTGAGCACGCCGCTGTCCCTGGAGCAGA GAAGGGTGTTTGTCACTTATGAAGCGGACAACGACAAACATGTCAATGAGATCATCAACTTTGTTGCTCTCCTGCGGCACAACGGTTTTGACACGCAT ATCGACATATTTGAGCAGCAGTTCAGAAGCATAAGCAAGATCGACTTCATGGAGCGGTACCTCAGTGAG AAGGAGTacctgatcatcatcatcatcagcccCAAGTACTACGACACAGTGACTGCCTCCCCCGTGGGCCTGGAGAACGACGAGAGAACCTTCAACACGGTGTACATACATAAGCAG ctccagaatgaattcatccagaaCGGGAGCAAGAATTTCAGGTTCATTCCCATTTTGTTCCCCGGGGCTAAAAAG TGTCACGTCCCGAACTGGCTTCTGAACACGCACGTCTACGGGTGGCCACGCGACCGGGACGACATCCTCCGGAGGCTGATGCGGATCGAGAAGTACAACCCGCCTCCGATCGGGGAACTTCCAACCATCGTCTCCATCCCCTTATACGGCTGCGACCTGAAGACAAACGCTGGACTCAAATCCTAA
- the wwc3 gene encoding protein WWC3 translates to MPWVSGGKRRESSELPLPAGWEEARDYDGRVFYIDHNTRQTSWIDPRDRITKPLTFADCVGDELPLGWEEVYDQQVGVYYIDHINKTTQIENPRTQWRQEQERMLKEYLVVAQEALKAKKEMYLVKQQRLELAQQEMLLFHELSEDNRSITSTLSGSSSNAKYDPDQIKVEVACRRERLSRLKQELAQVKQELQYKEMGVETLQEIDRKMSCSQTNYKLDEAQAIFNELRSIKKAISTGEKERQDLIQSLAKLTVNFQSSLSISDSAGEVANSTGTVGDSCNLQQYCDTGCQTDVMGEYGSQDSSHLVDKVKLNWQYEEAKKKVQSIQHQLAQLDSESWSGRAEADRDRDFMQLLREKEALLQELILVSKQQHPQETLLQLEEERSRLEEEVQRAHSSQSQGANQRILQQEKRNALLRQLEEATRITTYLHSQLKSLSASSLTVSSSSSRGSLASSRGSLASSRGSLSSISFSDIYGLPQYERHEGAAEPLDPHLRYLLPLETVSRDCSMFTPEPLIQSKAKRSHDTPQSLASLSSRSSLSSLSPPSSPMDTPYHSAPQDCPLTQMTEEYMEQAGRGLLEGLRAQSQTLSHTAMLSGEDTVTPAALHQLDNKIHRDSGAQAPFTSTGVTLRGNSANRSGRRARRVSVGVSEDALATDSGVFEAWGRRAEEFDEMSYVKEPTSLSEPTQIQLGLLWESTSQSLRLHLLQLKNLNTSVVRDGCKVYVKVHLIPLDAGRACAFYCCTALEPQCQMSFNEGFRIPVPANALAVCALQLSVCSLGPQAQEELLGTAQVSLANCEGSSEMVYHWLRVQMLSGTESQRPEQKSLGHRRHHNGQDDEQRARSMDPACSPLSRATVPSNTPTPRLEERDAETDLQRPEKKDERGEAASERSWQAESVDSGCSNSTAFATPCSEGLCAEGICITTGERCDQTPSKLATIKVEKATMTEGLFPEPVRVRPKERGGRWGHASPFMRGSTIVRSQTFSPGARSQYVCRLYRSDSDSSTLPKKSPFVRNTLERRTLRYKQQSYRSSLAEQPTRTSLDLELDLQACRTRQRQLMEELSALRELKLRLEDPQSREATELPHWALRDERFRCLLREAQRQASQSKQEQLQEEAAERRLRKASKEVLQMRGQSQKEPLPVQTFREKMAFFTRPRFNIPPLPADDV, encoded by the exons gaTCACCAAACCGCTGACATTTGCTGACTGCGTTGGAGATGAACTCCCTCTCGGGTGGGAGGAAGTTTATGACCAGCAAGTGGGAGTTTACTACATTGACCACATTAACA AGACCACCCAGATTGAGAACCCGCGGACTCAATGGCGACAGGAGCAGGAGCGCATGCTGAAGGAGTACCTTGTGGTGGCCCAGGAGGCCCTCAAAGCCAAGAAGGAGATGTACCTGGTCAAGCAGCAGCGCCTGGAGCTGGCTCAGCAGGAAATGTTGCTCTTCCATGAGCTCTCTGAGGACAACCGCTCCATCACCAGCA CGCTCTCTGGCTCGTCCTCAAATGCGAAATACGACCCTGACCAAATCAAAGTGGAAGTAGCCTGTAGACGAGAGCGG CTCTCCAGACTGAAGCAGGAGCTGGCCCAGGTGAAGCAGGAGCTGCAGTATAAGGAAATGGGAGTGGAGACCCTGCAGGA GATTGACAGGAAGATGTCCTGCAGCCAGACGAACTACAAGCTGGACGAAGCTCAGGCCATCTTCAACGAGCTACGGAGCATCAAGAAGGCCATCAGCACGGGCGAGAAGGAGAGGCAGGACCTCATCCag AGTCTGGCTAAGCTGACGGTTAACTTCCAAAGCAGCCTGTCAATCAGCGACTCGGCCGGCGAAGTGGCCAACAGCACTGGAACTGTGGGTGACTCGTGCAATCTGCAGCAGTATTGTGACACTGGCTGTCAGACTGACGTCATGGGAGAG TATGGTTCCCAAGATTCCTCGCATTTGGTGGACAAAGTGAAACTCAACTGGCAGTATGAGGAAGCCAAGAAAAA GGTGCAGAGTATACAGCACCAGCTAGCACAGCTGGACAGTGAGAGCTGGTCAGGGCGGGCCGAAGCGGACCGCGACCGGGACTTCATGCAGCTCCTGCGCGAGAAGGAGGCCCTGCTGCAGGAGCTCATCCTGGTCAGCAAGCAGCAGCACCCGCAGGAGACGCTGCTGCAGCTCGAGGAGGAGCGTtccaggctggaggaggaggtgcagagggCCCACAGCTCCCAGAGCCAGGGAGCCAATcagag GAtcctgcagcaggagaagaggAACGCTCTGCTGAGACAGCTGGAGGAGGCAACACGCATCACCACCTACCTTCACTCCCAGCTGAAAAG ccTGTCAGCCAGTTCTTTGACGGTGTCGTCCAGCAGCAGCCGCGGCTCTCTCGCCTCCAGTCGGGGCTCCTTGGCGTCCAGCCGAGGCTCGCTGAGCTCCATCAGTTTCAGCGACATCTACGGCCTCCCCCAGTACGAGCGCCACGAGGGGGCCGCGGAGCCGCTTGACCCCCACCTCCGCTACCTGCTACCCCTGGAGACCGTGTCCAGAGACTGCTCCATGTTCACTCCTGAGCCGCTCATCCAGAGCAAAGCCAAGCGCTCCCACGACACCCCGCAGtccctggcctccctctcctcccgctcctcGCTCTCCTCCCTTTCGCCGCCCAGCTCTCCCATGGACACGCCCTACCACTCCGCCCCTCAGGACTGCCCTCTCACCCAGATGACGGAGGAGTACATGGAGCAGGCGGGCCGCGGTCTGCTGGAGGGGCTGCGGGCGCAGTCGCAAACCCTGTCGCACACCGCCATGTTGAGCGGCGAGGACACGGTGACGCCCGCCGCCCTGCATCAACTGGATAACAAGATTCACAGAGACAGCGGGGCTCAGGCGCCTTTCACCTCTACAG gAGTGACTCTGAGGGGAAACAGTGCCAACAGGAGTGGCAGGAGAGCCAGGAGAGTCTCTGTAGGTGTTTCTGAGGATGCTCTGGCCACAGACAGCGGCGTGTTTGAGGCCTGGGgcaggag GGCAGAGGAGTTCGACGAGATGTCGTACGTGAAAGAGCCGACGTCTTTGAGCGAGCCCACCCAGATCCAACTGGGACTCCT GTGGGAGTCCACGTCGCAGTCTCTCCGACTGCATCTGCTACAGCTCAAGAATCTGAACACGTCAGTTGTGAGAGACGGCTGCAAAGT GTACGTGAAGGTGCATTTGATTCCACTGGACGCCGGCCGGGCCTGTGCGTTTTACTGTTGTACAGCATTGGAGCCACAATGTCAGATGAGTTTCAATGAAGGCTTCCGCATTCCTGTCCCTGCAAATGCCCTGGCGGTGTGTGCTCTgcagctgtctgtctgctcGCTGGGACCTCAGGctcaggaggagctgctg GGCACGGCCCAGGTGAGCTTGGCCAACTGCGAGGGAAGTTCAGAGATGGTTTACCACTGGCTGCGAGTTCAGATGCTGAGCGGGACGGAGTCGCAGAGGCCTGAACAGAAGAGCCTCGGCCACCGTAGACACCACAACGGCCAGGATGACGAGCAAAGGGCCAGATCtatg GACCCTGCGTGCAGTCCGCTGTCACGCGCCACCGTTCCCAGCAACACCCCGACCCCCCGCCTGGAGGAGCGGGACGCGGAGACGGACCTGCAGAGGCCGGAGAAGAAGGACGAGCGGGGGGAGGCGGCTTCCGAGAG gagcTGGCAGGCGGAGTCGGTGGACAGCGGTTGCAGCAACAGCACGGCGTTTGCGACTCCCTGCTCGGAGGGCCTGTGCGCGGAGGGCATCTGCATCACCACTGGAGAGCGCTGTGATCAGACACCCAGCAAACTGGCCACTATAAAG GTGGAGAAGGCCACCATGACCGAGGGCCTGTTCCCGGAGCCGGTGCGAGTCCGGCccaaagagagagggggacgCTGGGGTCACGCGTCGCCGTTCATGCGAGGCAGCACCATCGTCCGCTCGCAGACCTTCTCACCCGGGGCTCGCAGTCAGTACGTCTGCAGG TTATATCGTAGTGACAGCGACAGCTCAACCTTACCAAAGAAATCGCCTTTTGTCCGAAACACGCTGGAAAGGAGAACGCTGCGATACAAGCAG CAGTCGTACCGCTCCTCCCTGGCCGAGCAGCCGACACGCACCTCcctggacctggagctggaTCTCCAGGCCTGCAGGACCCGCCAGAGGCagctgatggaggagctgagcgCCCTGAGAGAGCTGAAGCTGCGCCTGGAGGATCCGCAATCCAGAGAGGCCACCGAGCTCCCCCACTGGGCCCTGAGGGACGAGCGCTTCCGCTGCCTGCTCAGAGAGGCCCAGAGACAG GCCAGCCAAAGCAAGCAGGAGCAGCTTCAGGAGGAGGCGGcagagaggaggctgaggaagGCTTCCAAAGAGGTCCTGCAGATGAGAGGGCAGAGCCAGAAGGAGCCGCTGCCCGTGCAGACATTCAG agagaagatggCTTTTTTCACAAGACCAAGGTTCAACATACCTCCTTTGCCGGCTGACGATGTATGA
- the chd1l gene encoding chromodomain-helicase-DNA-binding protein 1-like, whose product MTDFLREIKNSVAEKKKTPIAQSDLQSWGLTGIKLRAYQLDGVQWLTQCLKNQHGCILGDEMGLGKTCQTISLLVYMSGALGKKGPFLVLCPLSVLDNWRKELESFAPSLTVLCYKGDKDRRAEIQKETSTQDVHVLLTTYELCLKDASFLSRWKWKVLVVDEAHRLKNQNSLLHKTLTKFSVGFRVLLTGTPIQNNLQELYSLLNFIQPTIFTADETDHFVNTYSSVRSQAALTTELQSILEPFLLRRVKSEVAVDLPKKTELVVYHGMSALQKKYYKAVLTKDLEAFGNEQGNKIRLLNILMNLRKCVDHPYLFNGVEPEPFVIGEHLVEASGKLCLLDSLLTFLHKGGHRVLLFSQMTRMLDIIQDYMEYRGYSYERLDGSVRGEERNLAVKNFSSKDIFVFLLSTKAGGVGMNLTAADTVIFVDSDFNPQNDLQAAARCHRIGQNRPVKVIRLLARDTVEEIMYSRAVSKLQLTNTVIEEGRFSLLDQAQSAAAGLQLGEILKFGIDKLLSSDESSIQDVKLEKILGQSRDGRWVDEEDEAPLREEEEEEEEEEEEESESDGLNHMYFFEGKDYSKDPSSEDQKSFDRLLEEQLAEFQRAAGEGRALRHKAGVSLSVALDIPLRKRRPLTEDELEVRKQKREEAAAKRAKIQEDMKKKQQEQKYKKKMAWWESSGYRSLCLQPADSDEDEDDGSTCSTDSHSTDIHYVMGDVTHPHTAKGDAIIVHCVDDSGRWGKGGLFTALEVRSNEPRKQYELAGKMKDLDLGNVLLFPIDDKQSRLNGQDQLALIVAQQRDKANNLSGICLTALDEGLRKIYGAAKRNKASVHLPRIGHSTKGFNWYGTERLIRKHLASRGVPTFIYYHSRAVKNTVAPQTSACATSAASTKTQSPTDEAEAEIPAPSHGPTDLPNFMKGVCVFFYNLPATERKRLSRYLITYDGDEEDIMSPEVTHIVAEVENSIHSQELRDLLCQYTQAVPVQKAWLESCFSKQQKVNTTDFLHLLR is encoded by the exons atgacagactttttaagagaaataaaaaacagcgtggcagaaaagaagaagacgcCGATCGCTCAGAGCGACTTACAGAGTTGGGGTCTGACAG GCATAAAGCTGAGAGCCTACCAGCTGGATGGGGTGCAGTGGTTAACGCAGTGTCTGAAGAACCAGCATGGATGCATCTTAGGAGATGAGATGGGACTGGGGAAAACCTGTCAG ACAATCTCTCTGCTGGTATACATGTCTGGAGCACTTGGGAAGAAGGGTCCATTTTTGGTGCTGTGCCCGCTCTCTGTCCTGGACAACTGGAGAAAGGAATTAGAAAG CTTCGCTCCTTCACTGACTGTGCTGTGCTacaaaggagacaaagacagacggGCTGAGATTCAGAAGGAAACCAGCACACAGGACGTCCACGTTCTGCTCACTACATATGAG TTGTGTCTCAAAGATGCCTCATTCTTGAGTCG GTGGAAGTGGAAGGTGCTTGTGGTAGACGAAGCTCACAGACTGAAGAATCAGAACTCACTGTTGCACAAAACCTTGACGAAG TTCTCAGTTGGTTTCAGAGTCCTGCTCACAGGGACTCCCATTCAGAACAACTTGCAGGAGCTGTACTCCTTGCTGAACTTCATTCAGCCCACCATCTTCACGGCTGATGAGACGGACCACTTTGTCAACACTTACTCCAGCGTACGAAGTCAAGCTGCTCTCA CCACTGAGCTCCAGAGCATCCTGGAGCCGTTCCTACTTCGTAGAGTTAAATCAGAGGTCGCTGTGGATCTGCCCAAGAAAACAGAGCTAGTGGTGTACCACGGCATGTCAGCCCTGCAGAAGAAGTACTACAAAGCGGTTCTGACGAAGGATTTGG AGGCTTTTGGAAATGAGCAAGGCAACAAAATCCGACTGCTGAACATCCTGATGAACCTGAGGAAGTGCGTCGACCACCCGTACCTGTTTAACG GGGTGGAACCAGAGCCTTTTGTGATCGGGGAGCATCTTGTTGAAGCCAGTGGGAAACTTTGCCTTCTAGACAGCTTGCTGACCTTCCTGCACAAAGG GGGCCACCGTGTCCTGCTGTTCTCCCAGATGACGAGGATGCTGGACATTATTCAGGACTACATGGAGTACAGAG GCTACAGCTATGAACGCTTGGACGGGTCCGTCCGAGGGGAGGAACGAAACCTGGCGGTGAAGAACTTCAGCAGCAAAGACATCTTTGTGTTTCTCCTGAGCACTAAAGCAG GGGGTGTAGGCATGAACCTGACGGCTGCTGACACCGTCATATTTGTGGATAGTGACTTCAACCCTCAGAATGATCTGCAGGCCGCTGCACGCTGCCACCGGATTGGTCAGAACAG GCCCGTGAAAGTGATTCGTCTCCTGGCAAGAGACACCGTTGAGGAGATAATGTACTCTCGTGCTGTATCCAAGCTGCAACTCACCAACACCGTTATCGAAGAGGGACGCTTCTCGTTGCTGGATCAAGCTCAgtcagctgctgcaggtctaCAG CTGGGCGAGATCTTGAAGTTCGGGATAGATAAGCTTTTGTCGTCGGATGAGAGCTCTATACAGGATGTAAAGCTGGAGAAGATCCTTGGACAGTCGCGTGACGGTCGGTGGGTGGACGAAGAGGACGAGGCCCCactcagagaagaagaggaggaggaggaggaggaggaagaagaggagagtgaATCTGATGGGCTGA ACCACATGTACTTCTTTGAGGGGAAAGACTACAGTAAAGACCCCAGCTCAGAAGACCAGAAGAGCTTTGATCGTTTGTTGGAGGAGCAGCTGGCCGAATTCCAGCGAGCTGCCGGAGAGGGACGAGCTCTGAGACACAAAGCTGGC GTTTCGCTGTCAGTGGCCCTCGATATTCCcttgaggaagaggagacctCTAACTGAGGATGAACTGGAAGTGAGAAAGCAGAAGAGGGAAGAGGCTGCAGCCAAGAGAGCCAAAATTCAAgaggacatgaagaagaagcagcaggagcagaaatacaagaaaaa AATGGCCTGGTGGGAGTCCAGCGGCTACAGGTCGCTGTGCCTGCAGCCTGCGGACAGCGACGAAGACGAGGATGATGGCAGCACATGCTCCACAGATTCTCACAGCACAGACATCCACTATGTTATGGGGGACGTCACTCACCCACACACTGCTAAAGGAGATGCTATCATCGTCCACTGTGTTG ATGACTCAGGCCGGTGGGGCAAGGGAGGCCTGTTTACAGCACTGGAGGTGAGATCAAATGAACCACGAAAACAGTATGAGCTCGCTGGCAAGATGAAAG ACTTGGACCTCGGAAATGTTCTGCTTTTCCCCATTGACGACAAACAGTCCAGGCTGAACGGTCAAGACCAA TTGGCCCTTATAGTGGCACAGCAGAGAGACAAAGCCAACAACTTGTCTGGGATCTGTCTGACTGCTCTGGATGAAGGTCTGAGGAAGATTTACGGCGCAGCCAAAAGGAACAAGG CAAGTGTTCATCTTCCCCGTATCGGCCACTCCACCAAAGGTTTCAACTGGTATGGCACAGAAAGGCTCATCAGGAAACACCTCGCTTCCAGGGGTGTCCCCACATTCAT ATATTATCATAGCAGAGCTGTGAAGAACACAGTTGCACCTCAGACATCTGCTTGTGCGACGTCGGCAGCCTCCACTAAAACTCAGTCGCCGACTGATGAGGCCGAAGCAGAGATCCCGGCCCCCTCTCACGGCCCCACAGATCTCCCCAACTTCATGAAGggagtctgtgtgtttttctacaaCTTGCCTGCAACGGAGAGGAAGAGGCTGTCCCGTTATCTTATCAC TTATGACGGAGATGAGGAGGATATCATGAGCCCTGAGGTCACCCACATAGTAGCAGAGGTGGAGAACAGCATCCACTCGCAG GAGCTCCGGGATCTGTTGTGTCAGTACACCCAGGCTGTCCCGGTGCAGAAGGCCTGGCTGGAGTCCTGCTTCTCCAAACAACAGAAAGTCAACACTACAGACTTCCTACACCTGCTCCGATAA